A DNA window from Sphingomonas changnyeongensis contains the following coding sequences:
- a CDS encoding MarR family winged helix-turn-helix transcriptional regulator, whose amino-acid sequence MAASEPSDPVPPAGDPARAALALDTQLCFAVYSTAHAFNRLYKPLLDRLGLTYPQYLVMLVLWAEDDQTVGAIGERLMLETSTLTPCSSGWNAPGWSSGGAARPMGGRCAWH is encoded by the coding sequence ATGGCCGCATCCGAACCGTCCGATCCCGTCCCGCCCGCCGGCGATCCGGCGCGTGCCGCGCTCGCGCTCGACACCCAGCTGTGCTTTGCCGTCTATTCAACCGCCCATGCGTTCAACCGGCTCTACAAGCCGCTGCTCGACCGGCTGGGGCTGACCTATCCGCAATATCTGGTGATGCTGGTGCTGTGGGCGGAGGATGACCAGACGGTCGGGGCGATCGGCGAGCGGCTGATGCTGGAGACGAGCACGCTTACCCCTTGCTCCAGCGGATGGAACGCGCCGGGCTGGTCATCCGGCGGCGCGGCACGGCCGATGGGCGGCAGGTGCGCGTGGCATTGA
- a CDS encoding alpha/beta fold hydrolase produces the protein MRHLFAALAPVAMMAGIAAPAAAADFASDRISVTVSGSGPDVILVPGLTSSPRIWADLTAALPGYRYHFVQVRGFAGTPAGGNQSGEVVARVADEVARYAAEQKLTAPALIGHSMGGTIGMMVASRHSGRIGRLMVVDMVPFMGTFIGGPTATVESIRPMAQQITAQMAKAPPEQRRQNAVMTLATMIKTEAARPGPIEDSEKSDPAVVASAYAELMLTDLRPELARIAVPTTVLYVKPPQLPITDAQMNAFYQTQFAGIAGVKLVQVPDSYHFIMLDQPQRFREDVKAFLAN, from the coding sequence ATGCGCCACCTGTTTGCCGCCCTCGCCCCCGTCGCCATGATGGCGGGCATCGCCGCACCGGCAGCAGCCGCCGATTTCGCCTCGGACCGGATCAGCGTGACGGTCAGCGGCAGCGGCCCGGACGTGATCCTGGTGCCGGGCCTGACGTCCAGCCCGCGCATCTGGGCGGACCTGACGGCGGCGCTGCCCGGCTATCGCTATCATTTCGTGCAGGTGCGCGGCTTTGCCGGGACGCCCGCGGGCGGCAACCAGAGCGGCGAGGTCGTCGCGCGCGTGGCCGATGAGGTCGCCCGCTATGCCGCCGAGCAGAAGCTGACCGCCCCCGCACTCATCGGCCATTCGATGGGCGGCACGATCGGCATGATGGTCGCGTCACGCCATTCCGGCCGGATCGGCCGGCTGATGGTGGTCGACATGGTGCCGTTCATGGGCACGTTCATCGGCGGCCCGACCGCGACGGTCGAGAGCATCCGGCCGATGGCGCAGCAGATCACCGCGCAGATGGCCAAGGCCCCGCCCGAACAGCGCCGCCAGAATGCGGTGATGACGCTTGCCACGATGATCAAGACCGAGGCCGCCCGCCCCGGCCCGATCGAGGACAGCGAGAAGAGCGACCCCGCCGTCGTCGCCAGCGCCTATGCCGAGCTGATGCTGACCGATCTGCGCCCCGAACTGGCGCGCATCGCCGTGCCGACCACGGTTCTGTATGTGAAGCCGCCGCAGCTGCCGATCACCGACGCGCAGATGAACGCCTTTTACCAGACCCAGTTTGCCGGCATCGCCGGGGTGAAGCTGGTGCAGGTGCCCGACAGCTATCACTTCATCATGCTCGATCAGCCGCAGCGCTTCCGCGAGGACGTAAAGGCGTTCCTCGCCAACTGA
- the rsmI gene encoding 16S rRNA (cytidine(1402)-2'-O)-methyltransferase, translating into MSNSLAPGLYIVATPIGNLSDLSPRAADILARADLLAVEDSRVTARLLHHIGARRPMLPYHDHNADRVRPDLIARMTAEAVALVSDAGTPLISDPGYKLVRDAHAAGIAVTTIPGPCAAIAALTLAGLPTDRFFYLGFLPTKAKARADAIAEVAAVRATLVLYEAGPRLAATLAALGAGLGDREAAVAREISKKFEECVTGTLGQLAERYAEQPPKGELVIVVAPPGAAAPPSADDADAALAEALTRLPAAKAAGEVARRFGLDRKALYARALALKP; encoded by the coding sequence ATGTCCAACTCCCTTGCGCCCGGCCTCTACATCGTCGCGACGCCGATCGGCAATCTTTCCGATCTGTCGCCGCGCGCCGCTGACATTCTTGCCCGTGCCGACCTGCTGGCGGTCGAGGACAGCCGGGTGACCGCCCGGCTGCTCCACCATATCGGTGCCAGGCGGCCGATGCTGCCCTATCATGATCACAATGCCGACCGCGTCCGGCCCGATCTGATCGCGCGCATGACCGCAGAGGCGGTGGCGCTGGTGTCGGATGCCGGGACGCCGCTGATCTCCGATCCCGGCTACAAGCTGGTGCGCGACGCGCACGCGGCGGGCATCGCGGTCACCACCATCCCCGGCCCGTGCGCGGCGATCGCCGCGCTGACCCTGGCCGGGCTGCCGACCGACCGGTTCTTCTATCTCGGCTTTCTGCCGACCAAGGCCAAGGCGCGCGCCGATGCGATTGCCGAGGTGGCGGCGGTGCGCGCGACGCTGGTGCTGTACGAAGCCGGGCCGCGCCTTGCCGCGACGCTGGCCGCACTGGGCGCGGGGCTTGGCGACCGCGAGGCGGCGGTGGCGCGCGAGATCAGCAAGAAGTTCGAGGAATGCGTGACCGGCACGCTCGGCCAGCTGGCCGAGCGCTATGCCGAACAGCCGCCCAAGGGGGAGCTGGTGATCGTCGTCGCCCCGCCCGGTGCCGCCGCGCCGCCCAGCGCGGACGATGCCGATGCCGCGCTGGCCGAGGCGCTGACCCGGCTGCCGGCGGCCAAGGCGGCGGGCGAAGTGGCCCGGCGCTTCGGCCTTGACCGCAAGGCGCTTTATGCGCGGGCGCTGGCGCTCAAGCCATGA
- a CDS encoding primosomal protein N' produces MSRARILLTNAALGPLDYRVPAGMAAPPGTIVIAPLGPRQLTGVVWEAEHMPSAGEVGDNRLRNLIARHDAPPLRPELRRLIEWTADYYLAPPAAVLRMALPSASALDGGRTVLEYRLTGAVPDRLSAQRERALARLAGRQGLVRELAAHAEVSDAVIRGLIKAGALGPVEVALDAPYPAPDPDHAPPLLSPVQADAAGRLAAAVNARAFQPVLLDGVTGSGKTEVYFEAIAAALRAGRQALVLLPEIALTEPFLKRFAARFGVMPVAWHSDLRQSERRRAWRAIAEGQAQVVVGARSALFLPYADLGVIIVDEAHETSFKQEEGVAYHARDVAVMRGRFEAIPVILASATPAIETRHQVELGRYQELRLPGRHGGAELPAITAIDLIAQPPPRGSWLAPPLVAALGETLARGEQALLFLNRRGYAPLTLCRSCGHRFQCPNCTAWLVEHRLVHRLQCHHCGLVAQPPAICPECKAEDSLVACGPGVERIADEVAALFPDAPRAIVTSDTLWSPARAAEFVRRMEAGEIAVVIGTQLVTKGYHFPDLTLVGVVDADLGLAGGDLRAAERTFQQIAQVAGRAGRGAKPGQVFIQTHDPAAPVIQALVSGDADSFYAAETEARRLAGAPPFGRMAAIIVSSEQANAAVETARMIGRAAPDDGQIHVFGPAPAPLAMLRGRHRHRLLVHAPRSADLQGMIRSWLGGLNWPGSVRVAVDVDPYSFL; encoded by the coding sequence ATGTCCCGCGCCCGCATCCTCCTGACCAACGCCGCCCTTGGCCCGCTCGATTACCGGGTGCCGGCCGGCATGGCCGCGCCGCCGGGCACGATCGTCATCGCCCCGCTGGGGCCGCGCCAGCTGACCGGGGTGGTGTGGGAGGCCGAGCACATGCCCTCGGCCGGCGAAGTCGGCGACAACCGGCTGCGCAACCTGATCGCGCGGCACGATGCGCCGCCGCTGCGCCCCGAGCTGCGCCGGCTGATCGAATGGACAGCCGATTATTATCTCGCCCCGCCGGCTGCCGTGCTGCGCATGGCGCTGCCCTCCGCCTCGGCGCTGGATGGCGGGCGCACGGTGCTCGAATACCGGCTGACCGGCGCGGTGCCCGACCGGCTGAGCGCGCAGCGCGAACGCGCGCTCGCCCGGCTGGCCGGCCGGCAGGGGCTGGTGCGCGAACTCGCCGCCCATGCCGAGGTGTCGGACGCGGTCATTCGCGGCCTGATCAAGGCCGGTGCGCTCGGCCCGGTCGAGGTTGCGCTCGACGCCCCCTATCCCGCCCCCGATCCCGATCATGCGCCGCCGCTGCTGTCACCGGTGCAGGCGGACGCGGCCGGGCGGCTGGCCGCCGCCGTCAACGCCCGCGCCTTCCAGCCGGTGCTGCTCGACGGGGTAACCGGATCGGGCAAGACCGAGGTGTATTTCGAGGCGATCGCGGCGGCGCTGCGCGCCGGGCGGCAGGCGCTGGTCCTGCTGCCCGAAATCGCGCTGACCGAGCCGTTCCTCAAACGCTTCGCCGCCCGGTTTGGGGTGATGCCGGTCGCCTGGCATTCGGATCTGCGCCAGTCGGAACGGCGGCGGGCATGGCGGGCGATCGCCGAGGGCCAGGCACAGGTCGTGGTCGGCGCGCGTTCTGCCCTGTTCCTGCCCTATGCCGATCTGGGCGTGATCATCGTCGATGAAGCGCACGAGACCAGCTTCAAACAGGAAGAGGGCGTGGCCTATCACGCCCGCGACGTCGCGGTGATGCGCGGCCGGTTCGAAGCGATCCCGGTGATCCTCGCGTCCGCCACCCCGGCCATCGAGACGCGCCATCAGGTCGAACTGGGCCGGTATCAGGAGCTGCGCCTGCCCGGCCGGCATGGCGGGGCCGAACTGCCGGCGATCACCGCGATCGATCTGATCGCCCAGCCGCCGCCGCGCGGCAGCTGGCTGGCGCCGCCGCTGGTCGCGGCGCTTGGGGAAACGCTGGCGCGCGGCGAACAGGCGCTGCTGTTCCTCAACCGCCGCGGCTATGCGCCGCTGACGCTGTGCCGCAGCTGCGGTCACCGGTTCCAGTGCCCGAACTGCACCGCCTGGCTGGTCGAGCACCGGCTGGTTCACCGGCTGCAATGCCATCATTGCGGGCTGGTCGCCCAGCCTCCCGCAATCTGCCCCGAATGCAAGGCCGAGGACAGTCTGGTCGCCTGCGGCCCCGGCGTCGAGCGCATCGCCGACGAGGTCGCGGCGCTGTTTCCCGATGCGCCGCGCGCCATCGTCACGTCGGACACGCTGTGGTCGCCGGCGCGGGCGGCGGAGTTTGTGCGGCGGATGGAGGCGGGCGAGATCGCGGTGGTGATCGGCACCCAGCTCGTCACCAAGGGCTATCATTTCCCCGATCTGACGCTGGTCGGGGTGGTCGATGCCGATCTGGGGCTGGCCGGCGGCGATCTGCGCGCGGCGGAGCGGACGTTCCAGCAGATCGCGCAGGTCGCGGGCCGCGCCGGGCGCGGGGCCAAGCCCGGCCAGGTGTTCATCCAGACCCATGACCCGGCAGCCCCGGTGATCCAGGCGCTGGTCAGCGGCGATGCCGACAGCTTCTATGCCGCCGAAACCGAGGCGCGGCGGCTGGCGGGCGCGCCGCCCTTTGGCCGGATGGCGGCGATCATCGTGTCGTCCGAACAGGCCAATGCCGCCGTCGAGACCGCCCGGATGATCGGCCGCGCCGCCCCCGATGACGGCCAGATCCATGTGTTCGGGCCGGCCCCCGCGCCGCTCGCCATGCTGCGCGGCCGCCACCGCCACCGGCTGCTTGTCCATGCGCCGCGCAGCGCCGACCTGCAGGGCATGATCCGCAGCTGGCTGGGCGGGCTGAACTGGCCGGGGAGCGTGCGGGTCGCGGTCGATGTCGATCCATACAGCTTTCTTTGA
- the gshB gene encoding glutathione synthase, whose amino-acid sequence MSLAVAVQMDPLDSINIAGDSTFALMLSAQARGHRLFHYAPEDLSYEAGRVWASAHPVTVQAVAGNHFAFADPVRLDLGAEADVVLMRQDPPFDLGYITATHLLERIADRTLVVNDPVQVRNAPEKVWVLDYAQFMPPTLVTRSVAEAKAFLARHGEVVVKPLHGNGGKAIFRIGADGANLSSLIEVFNAAWREPHVVQAFLPGVAQGDKRIVLVDGEVAGAVNRLPGEGEIRSNLAVGGKAAKTDLTERERAICAALGPELKRRGLLFVGIDVIGGQWLTEINVTSPTGIVAIDRFNGTDTAARIWDAIESKLK is encoded by the coding sequence ATGTCGCTTGCGGTCGCCGTCCAGATGGATCCGCTCGATTCGATCAACATTGCGGGCGATTCGACCTTCGCTTTGATGCTGTCGGCGCAGGCGCGCGGCCACCGGCTGTTCCATTACGCGCCCGAGGATCTGAGCTATGAGGCCGGGCGCGTCTGGGCCAGCGCGCATCCGGTGACCGTGCAGGCGGTGGCCGGCAATCATTTCGCCTTTGCCGATCCGGTGCGGCTCGATCTGGGTGCCGAGGCCGATGTCGTGCTGATGCGGCAGGATCCGCCGTTCGACCTTGGCTATATCACCGCCACCCATCTGCTCGAACGCATCGCCGACCGGACGCTGGTGGTGAACGACCCCGTTCAGGTGCGCAACGCCCCGGAAAAGGTCTGGGTGCTCGATTATGCACAGTTCATGCCGCCGACCCTGGTCACGCGCAGCGTTGCCGAAGCCAAGGCGTTTCTCGCCCGCCACGGCGAGGTGGTGGTCAAGCCGCTGCACGGCAATGGCGGCAAGGCGATCTTCCGCATCGGCGCGGACGGGGCCAATCTGTCGTCGCTGATCGAGGTGTTCAACGCCGCCTGGCGCGAGCCGCATGTCGTGCAGGCGTTCCTGCCCGGCGTCGCTCAGGGCGACAAGCGCATCGTGCTGGTCGATGGCGAGGTGGCCGGCGCGGTCAACCGCCTGCCCGGCGAAGGCGAGATCCGGTCGAACCTGGCGGTGGGCGGCAAGGCGGCCAAGACCGACCTGACCGAGCGCGAGCGCGCGATCTGCGCGGCGCTCGGCCCCGAACTCAAGCGGCGCGGGCTGCTGTTCGTCGGCATCGACGTGATCGGCGGCCAGTGGCTGACCGAGATCAACGTCACCTCGCCCACCGGCATCGTCGCCATCGACCGGTTCAACGGCACCGACACCGCGGCGCGCATCTGGGACGCGATCGAGAGCAAGCTCAAATGA
- the fsa gene encoding fructose-6-phosphate aldolase, with product MKFFVDTADTADIRELAETGLLDGVTTNPSLIHKAGRDFLDVVREICAIVPGPVSAEVVALDHDGMMREADILRRIADNVTVKVPLTLDGLKTCRRLTEEGTMVNVTLCFSANQALLAAKAGATFISPFVGRHDDNGFDGMQLISDIRLIYDNYGFDTEILVASVRHPVHVLESARIGADVATMPPSVIRQLVRHPLTDKGIEGFLADWAKSGQTIG from the coding sequence ATGAAATTCTTCGTCGATACCGCCGACACCGCCGACATCCGCGAACTGGCCGAGACCGGCCTGCTCGACGGCGTGACCACCAACCCGTCGCTGATCCACAAGGCGGGACGCGATTTCCTCGACGTGGTGCGCGAGATCTGCGCGATCGTCCCCGGCCCGGTGTCGGCCGAAGTGGTCGCGCTCGACCATGACGGCATGATGCGCGAGGCCGATATCCTGCGCCGCATCGCCGATAATGTGACGGTGAAGGTGCCGCTGACGCTCGACGGGCTGAAGACGTGCCGCCGCCTGACCGAAGAGGGCACGATGGTGAACGTCACCCTGTGCTTTTCGGCCAATCAGGCGCTGCTCGCCGCCAAGGCGGGGGCGACCTTCATCTCGCCCTTTGTCGGCCGTCACGACGATAACGGCTTTGACGGGATGCAGCTGATCTCCGACATCCGGCTGATCTACGACAATTACGGTTTCGACACCGAAATCCTGGTCGCGAGCGTCCGCCACCCGGTGCATGTGCTCGAATCCGCGCGCATCGGCGCGGATGTGGCGACGATGCCGCCGTCGGTGATCCGCCAGCTCGTCCGCCATCCGCTGACCGACAAGGGCATTGAAGGCTTTCTGGCCGACTGGGCCAAGTCGGGCCAGACGATCGGCTGA
- a CDS encoding S1C family serine protease translates to MLPRRRGWRAVRPALMRTLLLPLLLGLIAGAPARAQDNLDVQAASRSVVRVVVVGLEGGSPSGIGTGSGVAVAPDRILTNAHVLAEAAEGTAIIGIVPSEGRQRFTGRLIAIDTRRDLALIQLTEGRVEPATIATGAVPDGAAVAAVGYPYSVDRARELSAEGFVTPQAPVKSWGRVSSGASSQRFDTVLHDASIGRGNSGGPLVDSCGRVVGINSFVSNSEGIDAVFGFAVSARELVPFLREAGVKPRTTAIACRSATEQAALDDQLAREEAERAAAERDRADTAEDRDEARRQTIRDRIAAEREARIGVAMLALAFATFGANAALMLAMRRDRRLALATLAGTGLMLAGGAIAWGTRPDFDEVDARLAAERRAAAPPARAAAMPGGTGPRQCRLDLARSRVTISDPADFALDWSGTGCADGRSQFAEVEGTWLRADLPAGQAAADISSFDPATGQYRIERYLLSADQAAAARALAARYPARACSPETVGMVATLATAIRDVLPPAPNERLLYRCDPQQGAGPAKPPTGR, encoded by the coding sequence ATGCTCCCCCGGCGGCGCGGGTGGCGGGCGGTGCGCCCGGCCCTTATGCGCACGCTCCTGCTCCCGCTCCTGCTCGGCCTGATCGCCGGCGCACCGGCGCGGGCGCAGGACAATCTCGATGTGCAGGCGGCAAGCCGCAGCGTCGTGCGCGTCGTCGTCGTCGGGCTGGAGGGCGGCAGCCCGAGCGGCATCGGCACGGGCAGCGGCGTCGCCGTCGCGCCGGACCGCATCCTGACCAACGCCCATGTGCTCGCCGAAGCGGCGGAGGGCACGGCGATCATCGGCATCGTGCCGTCCGAGGGACGCCAGCGTTTCACCGGCCGGCTGATCGCCATCGACACGCGCCGCGACCTGGCGCTCATCCAGCTGACCGAGGGCAGGGTCGAGCCGGCGACGATCGCGACCGGGGCGGTGCCCGACGGGGCGGCGGTGGCGGCGGTCGGCTATCCCTATTCGGTCGACCGGGCACGCGAGCTGTCGGCGGAAGGCTTTGTCACCCCCCAGGCCCCGGTCAAAAGCTGGGGACGGGTGTCGTCGGGCGCGTCGTCGCAGCGGTTCGACACCGTGCTCCACGACGCGTCGATCGGGCGCGGCAACAGCGGCGGCCCGCTGGTCGACAGCTGCGGCCGCGTGGTCGGCATCAACAGCTTCGTCAGCAACTCCGAAGGGATTGACGCGGTGTTCGGCTTTGCCGTGTCGGCGCGCGAGCTGGTGCCCTTTCTGCGCGAGGCCGGGGTCAAGCCGCGCACCACCGCCATTGCCTGCCGGTCGGCGACCGAGCAGGCGGCGCTCGACGACCAGCTGGCGCGCGAGGAGGCCGAGCGTGCGGCCGCCGAACGCGACCGGGCGGACACGGCGGAGGACCGCGACGAAGCCCGCCGCCAGACGATCCGCGACCGGATCGCCGCCGAGCGCGAGGCGCGGATCGGCGTTGCAATGCTGGCACTGGCCTTTGCGACCTTCGGGGCCAATGCGGCGCTGATGCTGGCGATGCGGCGCGACCGGCGGCTGGCGCTCGCCACGCTCGCCGGCACGGGGCTGATGCTCGCCGGCGGGGCGATCGCCTGGGGCACGCGGCCCGATTTCGACGAGGTCGATGCGCGGCTGGCCGCCGAACGCCGCGCCGCCGCGCCGCCGGCCCGCGCCGCCGCGATGCCCGGCGGCACCGGGCCGCGCCAGTGCCGGCTCGATCTGGCCCGCAGCCGGGTGACGATTTCAGACCCGGCCGATTTCGCGCTCGACTGGAGCGGAACCGGCTGTGCCGACGGGCGCAGCCAGTTCGCCGAGGTCGAGGGCACATGGCTGCGCGCCGATCTGCCCGCGGGCCAGGCGGCGGCCGATATCAGCAGCTTTGATCCCGCGACCGGCCAGTACCGGATCGAACGCTATTTGCTGTCGGCCGATCAGGCAGCGGCGGCGCGCGCGCTCGCCGCCCGCTACCCGGCGCGCGCCTGCAGCCCCGAAACGGTGGGCATGGTCGCGACCCTCGCGACCGCGATCCGCGACGTGCTGCCGCCCGCGCCCAATGAACGGCTGCTCTATCGTTGCGATCCGCAGCAAGGCGCTGGACCCGCAAAACCGCCAACCGGCCGCTAG
- a CDS encoding organic hydroperoxide resistance protein, which translates to MTILYTAHASATGGRTGSARSDDGALDVRLDTPRALGGQGGAGTNPEQLFAAGYAACFLSATRFVAQQQGIAVAGDAAVAASVGIGPHATGEGFGLTVALSVTLPGMERAAAEALVAAAHRVCPYSNATRGNVEVSLTVV; encoded by the coding sequence ATGACCATCCTCTACACCGCCCATGCCAGCGCCACCGGCGGCCGCACCGGCAGCGCGCGCAGCGACGATGGCGCGCTCGACGTCCGGCTCGACACGCCGCGCGCGCTGGGCGGTCAGGGCGGGGCCGGCACCAATCCGGAACAATTGTTCGCCGCCGGCTATGCCGCCTGTTTCCTGAGCGCGACCCGCTTCGTCGCCCAGCAGCAGGGGATCGCCGTTGCCGGGGATGCGGCGGTCGCCGCCAGCGTCGGCATCGGTCCCCATGCGACGGGCGAAGGTTTTGGCCTGACGGTCGCGCTGTCGGTCACCCTGCCCGGCATGGAGCGCGCCGCCGCCGAGGCGCTGGTCGCCGCCGCCCACCGCGTCTGCCCGTACAGCAACGCCACGCGCGGCAATGTCGAGGTCAGCCTGACCGTTGTCTGA
- a CDS encoding aspartyl/asparaginyl beta-hydroxylase domain-containing protein: protein MASMTMDGRVARLVSAAQQAQQARQLDEAARLMEEALALAPGDPRLLNALGTIRLGLGEPQAAHVLFTRAAAADPGEPILWLNVARASRDMGDDAGEQDALDRVLAIDARHFVALLRKAHLAERRGEDSRAAALYGQASAVAPPEGQLSGDLGALLAHGRDFARTRQTAFGTVIDTAMAEAFEGLPPADTRRVRAAVDRMLGRRQIYANECSGMHVPFLPADEYFDRAHFPWMERLEAAAPAIRAELQDLLARGDDGFAPYVQFPSGYPESKWSELDHSKRWSAYFLWRHGKRVDDHCARCPETAALLDSLPLADHAGRAPTAFFSLLHPKTRIPPHTGVTNARTIVHLALIVPEGCGFRVGGETRQWVEGQAFAFDDTIEHEAWNDSDQLRAVLIFDVWNPHIGAGERALINRFFTAADTSGMDPFPEEH, encoded by the coding sequence ATGGCAAGCATGACGATGGACGGCCGCGTCGCCCGGCTGGTGAGCGCGGCGCAGCAGGCGCAACAGGCCCGGCAGCTCGACGAGGCGGCACGGCTGATGGAAGAGGCGCTGGCGCTGGCACCGGGCGATCCCCGGCTGCTCAACGCGCTCGGCACGATCCGGCTGGGGCTGGGCGAGCCGCAGGCGGCGCACGTCCTGTTCACCCGGGCGGCGGCCGCCGATCCGGGCGAGCCGATCCTGTGGCTGAACGTCGCCCGCGCGTCGCGCGACATGGGCGACGATGCCGGCGAACAGGACGCGCTCGACCGCGTGCTCGCCATCGATGCGCGCCATTTCGTCGCGCTGCTGCGCAAGGCGCATCTTGCCGAACGCCGCGGCGAGGACAGCCGCGCGGCGGCGCTTTACGGGCAGGCCAGTGCCGTGGCCCCACCAGAAGGGCAGCTGTCGGGCGATCTGGGCGCGCTGCTGGCCCATGGCCGGGACTTTGCCCGCACCCGCCAGACCGCGTTCGGCACGGTGATCGACACGGCGATGGCCGAGGCGTTTGAGGGCCTGCCCCCGGCCGACACGCGCCGGGTGCGCGCGGCGGTCGACCGGATGCTCGGGCGCCGGCAGATCTATGCCAATGAATGCTCAGGCATGCATGTCCCGTTCCTGCCCGCCGACGAATATTTCGACCGCGCGCATTTCCCGTGGATGGAGCGGCTGGAGGCGGCGGCCCCGGCGATCCGCGCCGAGCTGCAGGACCTGCTGGCGCGCGGCGATGACGGCTTTGCGCCCTATGTCCAGTTCCCCTCGGGCTATCCCGAGAGCAAATGGAGCGAGCTTGACCATTCGAAGCGGTGGAGCGCCTATTTCCTGTGGCGGCACGGCAAACGGGTCGACGATCATTGCGCCCGCTGCCCCGAAACCGCGGCGCTGCTCGACAGCCTGCCGCTGGCCGATCATGCCGGGCGCGCGCCGACCGCCTTTTTCTCGCTGCTCCACCCGAAAACGCGCATCCCGCCGCACACCGGCGTCACCAATGCGCGCACCATCGTCCATCTGGCGCTGATCGTCCCCGAAGGCTGCGGCTTTCGCGTCGGCGGCGAGACCCGGCAATGGGTCGAGGGCCAGGCCTTCGCCTTTGACGACACGATCGAGCATGAGGCGTGGAACGACAGCGATCAGCTGCGCGCGGTGCTGATCTTCGACGTGTGGAACCCCCATATCGGCGCGGGCGAACGCGCGCTGATCAACCGCTTCTTCACCGCCGCCGACACCAGCGGCATGGACCCGTTCCCCGAGGAACATTGA
- a CDS encoding DedA family protein: MSDWVFELIDRGGYLGVALLMFLETVFPPIPSEVIMPVAGLRAAQGPMHLPGVIAAGTAGAMLGNFFWYAAARVIGLARFRPLIERHGRWLTMDWNDVEKAEALFGRFGGWLVGVGRMMPTIRSIVSVPAGLLNMRLRGFLIWSTIGTAGWSAALALAGYLLGRRFGQIEQVIGPLSTAVIALVVLTYVWRQATWRRRHPVTPADARSDTHP, from the coding sequence ATGAGCGACTGGGTGTTCGAGCTGATCGACCGGGGCGGCTATCTGGGTGTCGCGCTGCTGATGTTCCTTGAAACCGTGTTCCCGCCGATCCCGTCGGAAGTGATCATGCCGGTCGCCGGGCTGCGCGCCGCGCAGGGGCCGATGCACCTGCCGGGCGTGATCGCGGCGGGCACGGCCGGGGCGATGCTGGGCAATTTCTTCTGGTATGCGGCGGCGCGGGTGATCGGCCTGGCGCGGTTCCGCCCGCTGATCGAACGCCATGGCCGCTGGCTGACGATGGACTGGAACGATGTCGAAAAGGCAGAGGCGCTGTTCGGGCGGTTCGGCGGCTGGCTGGTCGGCGTCGGGCGGATGATGCCGACGATCCGCTCGATCGTGTCGGTGCCCGCCGGGCTGCTCAACATGCGGCTGCGCGGCTTCCTGATCTGGTCGACGATCGGCACGGCAGGGTGGAGCGCGGCACTGGCGCTCGCCGGCTATCTGCTCGGCCGCCGCTTCGGCCAGATCGAACAGGTGATCGGCCCGCTTTCGACCGCGGTGATCGCGCTGGTTGTCCTCACCTATGTCTGGCGGCAGGCGACATGGCGGCGGCGGCACCCGGTCACGCCCGCGGATGCGCGTTCCGATACACATCCATGA
- a CDS encoding YraN family protein has product MTGRRAAEARGRAGEERAAWYLRLKGWQILDRRVRTPVGEVDLVARRGRLVAFVEVKTRASDAALDHAIDERRLARVAAAAEYLLPRYARPEDAVRIDVLLIAPRRLPRHIENAWIG; this is encoded by the coding sequence ATGACCGGCCGGCGCGCCGCCGAGGCCCGCGGCCGCGCCGGCGAGGAGCGCGCCGCCTGGTATCTGCGGCTGAAGGGCTGGCAGATCCTCGACCGGCGGGTGCGCACCCCGGTGGGTGAGGTGGATCTGGTCGCGCGGCGCGGGCGGCTGGTCGCCTTTGTCGAGGTGAAGACCCGCGCCAGCGACGCCGCGCTCGACCATGCGATCGACGAACGCCGGCTCGCCCGCGTTGCGGCGGCAGCCGAATATCTGCTGCCCCGCTATGCCCGGCCCGAGGATGCGGTGCGCATCGACGTGCTGCTGATCGCCCCCCGCCGCCTGCCGCGCCATATCGAGAATGCGTGGATCGGCTGA